From the genome of Spinacia oleracea cultivar Varoflay chromosome 2, BTI_SOV_V1, whole genome shotgun sequence, one region includes:
- the LOC110787951 gene encoding GBF-interacting protein 1-like isoform X1, translating into MSGGVRASSTIPSNVKKTIQNIQEITGNHSDEEIYAMLKECSMDPNETAQKLLLQDTFHEVKSRKDRKKENQTIRDIVDSRPRPGPSGRGGRGARGNYTSRSAAQDAGGGRSIPAKENGINKASQHVRSISSTPVQETKRKDDRSSVTGMPNGSVNVVSEGVKVANTSSGAKEVEPQVRSVGSKESNMLSGVIVESVMPAILTDVGSNDTHVPATVGIIKRDVGGQRSHVEPNFNISPENKSKAGKMGGKSQAGKNQSAEFLQSSSLSHGSSSRPSSNYGSRSQQALGSQKVGPNKEWKPKVTNTSTVQELKTPATPEGFNTQAETCTPNQSVEIITDSVGATNKLEKELEGLHVKDNQHVIIPNHIHVPDAVRTGLSFGSFDTFVIASKDPSELETEISKSISETEQGIDETVEETSSQSTLTPGEEADYVDRSQSPMQAENLTSGDVSVPANSVSDFSDSKETVSALQHSGGHTSAGYNFGLLPPMLGNPLGSPEALETQALDASRASSFVVQQPVDPSSFYAQFYRSGADSDVHASPFPAHVAAARYNGNVAVLPSQTSQSLTEGGNSLVFSTAAQTPVATQAAGVMPNSIAVNQQPMPLFRQPAGVHMPHYPPNYIPYGHYFPPFYVPPPAMHQFIGNNAFSQQAQAGNVYPAQPAPASAPTSVKFPLSQYKPSGNAGNSMHMGIGGGYGPYGASPVGYGPISASTAGNSAANEDLAASQFKESNLYINGQQSEGPAVWIPAPGRDIANLPANSFYNLPPQGQHVTFAPTQGGQGTFAGIYHPGQAVTAASVHPFLQQSQAMPGAVDMSGATGSVYQQPQHTQMNWPNNY; encoded by the exons ATACCTTCCATGAAGTGAAAAGCAGAAAAGATCGGAAGAAAGAG AACCAGACCATCCGAGATATTGTTGATTCACGGCCGAGACCTGGTCCATCAGGACGGGGTGGTCGAGGTGCACGGGGAAATTATACATCTCGCTCTGCAGCTCAGG ATGCTGGTGGGGGACGAAGTATTCCTGCTAAGGAGAATGGAATCAATAAAGCTTCTCAGCATGTTCGATCCATATCGTCTACTCCGGTTCAGGAGACAAAGAGAAAGGATGACAGAAG CTCTGTGACAGGGATGCCCAATGGTTCAGTTAATGTAGTTTCTGAAGGTGTTAAAGTTGCCAATACTTCAAGCGGTGCCAAGGAAGTTGAGCCACAAGTACGAAGTGTTGGAAGCAAGGAATCGAACATGTTGTCTGGAGTGATTGTGGAATCTGTTATGCCAGCAATCTTAACAGATGTTGGTTCTAATGATACACATGTCCCTGCTACTGTTGGCATCATTAAACGTGATGTTGGAGGCCAGCGCTCCCATGTGGAGCCAAATTTTAATATATCTCCTGAAAACAAATCAAAAGCTG GTAAAATGGGCGGCAAGTCACAAGCGGGGAAGAATCAGTCTGCAGAATTTTTGCAATCTTCATCACTGAGTCATGGAAGCTCTAGTCGACCATCCTCTAACTATGGTAGTCGGTCACAGCAAGCTTTGGGTTCTCAGAAAG TGGGGCCCAACAAGGAGTGGAAGCCAAAGGTGACCAACACAAGCACCGTTCAAGAACTTAAAACACCAGCTACACCTGAAGGCTTTAATACTCAAGCTGAAACTTGTACACCCAACCAGTCTGTGGAAATCATAACTGATTCAGTTGGTGCTACCAACAAGCTCGAGAAGGAGCTGGAAGGTCTACATGTTAAGGACAATCAGCATGTTATTATTCCGAACCATATCCATGTGCCTGATGCTGTTCGAACTGGTTTGAGCTTTGGAAGCTTTGATACTTTTGTTATTGCCTCAAAAGATCCTAGCGAATTAGAAACTGAGATTTCAAAGTCTATTTCGGAGACAGAACAGGGGATTGATGAAACAGTAGAGGAGACCTCAAG TCAAAGCACATTGACACCTGGAGAAGAAGCTGATTATGTTGATCGTTCACAATCACCCATGCAAGCGGAAAACTTGACATCTGGTGATGTCAGTGTTCCCGCTAATTCTGTCTCAGATTTCAGCGACTCGAAGGAGACAGTTAGTGCTCTGCAGCATTCCGGTGGCCATACTTCTGCTGGTTATAATTTTGGTCTTTTGCCACCGATGCTTGGAAACCCATTAGGATCACCGGAAGCCTTGGAGACTCAAGCTCTTGATGCTTCTAGAGCTTCTAGCTTTGTC GTACAGCAACCAGTTGATCCTTCTAGCTTCTATGCCCAATTTTATCGTTCTGGAGCAGATAGTGACGTGCACGCGTCCCCTTTTCCAGCACATGTAGCTGCTGCCAGGTACAATGGGAATGTTGCAGTCTTGCCTTCACAGACTTCACAATCTCTGACCGAG GGTGGAAATTCCTTGGTCTTCTCAACAGCAGCTCAAACACCAGTTGCAACTCAAGCTGCTGGTGTGATGCCAAACTCTATAGCCGTCAATCAACAGCCTATGCCTCTTTTTCGCCAACCAGCCGGAGTTCATATGCCACATTACCCTCCAAATTATATTCCTTATGGCCATTATTTTCCTCCATTTTATGTCCCACCTCCTGCAATGCATCAGTTTATTGGTAATAATGCATTCTCTCAGCAAGCTCAGGCAGGTAATGTATATCCAGCACAACCTGCTCCCGCCTCTGCCCCTACATCAGTTAAATTTCCACTGTCTCAGTATAAGCCATCAGGTAATGCTGGAAATTCTATGCACATGGGTATTGGTGGAGGTTATGGACCATATGGGGCCTCACCAGTTGGTTACGGTCCAATTTCAGCTTCTACAGCTGGAAACTCAGCAGCAAATGAGGATCTTGCTGCATCCCAGTTCAAGGAAAGTAATTTGTATATCAATGGACAACAG AGCGAAGGTCCAGCAGTCTGGATTCCTGCACCAGGACGTGACATTGCCAATTTACCAGCGAACTCTTTCTATAATCTTCCTCCTCAAGGTCAGCATGTGACTTTTGCACCTACACAGGGTGGCCAAGGTACCTTTGCTGGCATCTACCATCCTGGTCAAGCAGTTACGGCAGCTAGTGTGCATCCCTTTCTACAACAATCCCAGGCCATGCCTGGGGCTGTTGATATGTCGGGTGCGACAGGTAGTGTTTACCAACAACCTCAACATACACAAATGAACTGGCCAAATAACTACTGA
- the LOC110787951 gene encoding GBF-interacting protein 1-like isoform X2, whose product MSGGVRASSTIPSNVKKTIQNIQEITGNHSDEEIYAMLKECSMDPNETAQKLLLQDTFHEVKSRKDRKKENQTIRDIVDSRPRPGPSGRGGRGARGNYTSRSAAQDAGGGRSIPAKENGINKASQHVRSISSTPVQETKRKDDRSSVTGMPNGSVNVVSEGVKVANTSSGAKEVEPQVRSVGSKESNMLSGVIVESVMPAILTDVGSNDTHVPATVGIIKRDVGGQRSHVEPNFNISPENKSKAGKMGGKSQAGKNQSAEFLQSSSLSHGSSSRPSSNYGSRSQQALGSQKVGPNKEWKPKVTNTSTVQELKTPATPEGFNTQAETCTPNQSVEIITDSVGATNKLEKELEGLHVKDNQHVIIPNHIHVPDAVRTGLSFGSFDTFVIASKDPSELETEISKSISETEQGIDETVEETSSQSTLTPGEEADYVDRSQSPMQAENLTSGDVSVPANSVSDFSDSKETVSALQHSGGHTSAGYNFGLLPPMLGNPLGSPEALETQALDASRASSFVQPVDPSSFYAQFYRSGADSDVHASPFPAHVAAARYNGNVAVLPSQTSQSLTEGGNSLVFSTAAQTPVATQAAGVMPNSIAVNQQPMPLFRQPAGVHMPHYPPNYIPYGHYFPPFYVPPPAMHQFIGNNAFSQQAQAGNVYPAQPAPASAPTSVKFPLSQYKPSGNAGNSMHMGIGGGYGPYGASPVGYGPISASTAGNSAANEDLAASQFKESNLYINGQQSEGPAVWIPAPGRDIANLPANSFYNLPPQGQHVTFAPTQGGQGTFAGIYHPGQAVTAASVHPFLQQSQAMPGAVDMSGATGSVYQQPQHTQMNWPNNY is encoded by the exons ATACCTTCCATGAAGTGAAAAGCAGAAAAGATCGGAAGAAAGAG AACCAGACCATCCGAGATATTGTTGATTCACGGCCGAGACCTGGTCCATCAGGACGGGGTGGTCGAGGTGCACGGGGAAATTATACATCTCGCTCTGCAGCTCAGG ATGCTGGTGGGGGACGAAGTATTCCTGCTAAGGAGAATGGAATCAATAAAGCTTCTCAGCATGTTCGATCCATATCGTCTACTCCGGTTCAGGAGACAAAGAGAAAGGATGACAGAAG CTCTGTGACAGGGATGCCCAATGGTTCAGTTAATGTAGTTTCTGAAGGTGTTAAAGTTGCCAATACTTCAAGCGGTGCCAAGGAAGTTGAGCCACAAGTACGAAGTGTTGGAAGCAAGGAATCGAACATGTTGTCTGGAGTGATTGTGGAATCTGTTATGCCAGCAATCTTAACAGATGTTGGTTCTAATGATACACATGTCCCTGCTACTGTTGGCATCATTAAACGTGATGTTGGAGGCCAGCGCTCCCATGTGGAGCCAAATTTTAATATATCTCCTGAAAACAAATCAAAAGCTG GTAAAATGGGCGGCAAGTCACAAGCGGGGAAGAATCAGTCTGCAGAATTTTTGCAATCTTCATCACTGAGTCATGGAAGCTCTAGTCGACCATCCTCTAACTATGGTAGTCGGTCACAGCAAGCTTTGGGTTCTCAGAAAG TGGGGCCCAACAAGGAGTGGAAGCCAAAGGTGACCAACACAAGCACCGTTCAAGAACTTAAAACACCAGCTACACCTGAAGGCTTTAATACTCAAGCTGAAACTTGTACACCCAACCAGTCTGTGGAAATCATAACTGATTCAGTTGGTGCTACCAACAAGCTCGAGAAGGAGCTGGAAGGTCTACATGTTAAGGACAATCAGCATGTTATTATTCCGAACCATATCCATGTGCCTGATGCTGTTCGAACTGGTTTGAGCTTTGGAAGCTTTGATACTTTTGTTATTGCCTCAAAAGATCCTAGCGAATTAGAAACTGAGATTTCAAAGTCTATTTCGGAGACAGAACAGGGGATTGATGAAACAGTAGAGGAGACCTCAAG TCAAAGCACATTGACACCTGGAGAAGAAGCTGATTATGTTGATCGTTCACAATCACCCATGCAAGCGGAAAACTTGACATCTGGTGATGTCAGTGTTCCCGCTAATTCTGTCTCAGATTTCAGCGACTCGAAGGAGACAGTTAGTGCTCTGCAGCATTCCGGTGGCCATACTTCTGCTGGTTATAATTTTGGTCTTTTGCCACCGATGCTTGGAAACCCATTAGGATCACCGGAAGCCTTGGAGACTCAAGCTCTTGATGCTTCTAGAGCTTCTAGCTTTGTC CAACCAGTTGATCCTTCTAGCTTCTATGCCCAATTTTATCGTTCTGGAGCAGATAGTGACGTGCACGCGTCCCCTTTTCCAGCACATGTAGCTGCTGCCAGGTACAATGGGAATGTTGCAGTCTTGCCTTCACAGACTTCACAATCTCTGACCGAG GGTGGAAATTCCTTGGTCTTCTCAACAGCAGCTCAAACACCAGTTGCAACTCAAGCTGCTGGTGTGATGCCAAACTCTATAGCCGTCAATCAACAGCCTATGCCTCTTTTTCGCCAACCAGCCGGAGTTCATATGCCACATTACCCTCCAAATTATATTCCTTATGGCCATTATTTTCCTCCATTTTATGTCCCACCTCCTGCAATGCATCAGTTTATTGGTAATAATGCATTCTCTCAGCAAGCTCAGGCAGGTAATGTATATCCAGCACAACCTGCTCCCGCCTCTGCCCCTACATCAGTTAAATTTCCACTGTCTCAGTATAAGCCATCAGGTAATGCTGGAAATTCTATGCACATGGGTATTGGTGGAGGTTATGGACCATATGGGGCCTCACCAGTTGGTTACGGTCCAATTTCAGCTTCTACAGCTGGAAACTCAGCAGCAAATGAGGATCTTGCTGCATCCCAGTTCAAGGAAAGTAATTTGTATATCAATGGACAACAG AGCGAAGGTCCAGCAGTCTGGATTCCTGCACCAGGACGTGACATTGCCAATTTACCAGCGAACTCTTTCTATAATCTTCCTCCTCAAGGTCAGCATGTGACTTTTGCACCTACACAGGGTGGCCAAGGTACCTTTGCTGGCATCTACCATCCTGGTCAAGCAGTTACGGCAGCTAGTGTGCATCCCTTTCTACAACAATCCCAGGCCATGCCTGGGGCTGTTGATATGTCGGGTGCGACAGGTAGTGTTTACCAACAACCTCAACATACACAAATGAACTGGCCAAATAACTACTGA